One part of the Acidimicrobiales bacterium genome encodes these proteins:
- a CDS encoding 2Fe-2S iron-sulfur cluster-binding protein: MDREGASLLDALREELRVPSVKDGCSPQGQCGCCTVLVDGRPRVACVTAVRRVAGRQVVTAEGLDSEVRHRLVTAFTRHGASQCGFCTPGILCRLAGLDPATSSPGEVETALLAHLCR; this comes from the coding sequence GTGGACCGCGAGGGGGCATCTCTTCTGGACGCGCTGCGCGAGGAGTTGCGCGTCCCGTCGGTGAAGGACGGGTGCAGCCCGCAGGGCCAGTGCGGATGCTGCACGGTTCTGGTGGACGGCCGACCGCGGGTCGCTTGCGTCACCGCGGTGCGCCGCGTCGCCGGCCGCCAGGTGGTCACGGCTGAGGGTCTGGACTCTGAGGTACGCCACCGGCTGGTCACCGCGTTCACCCGGCACGGGGCTTCGCAATGCGGCTTCTGCACCCCCGGCATCCTGTGCCGGTTGGCCGGGCTCGACCCCGCCACCTCCAGCCCGGGCGAGGTGGAGACCGCCCTCCTGGCCCACCTGTGCCGCTG
- the erpA gene encoding iron-sulfur cluster insertion protein ErpA, whose amino-acid sequence MSTTQTEATPTEVIILTDTATSKVAELLEQEGNPELALRVAVRPGGCSGFSYEMFFDSDIAGDDVTATFGAVRVVVDPASASLLQGATLDFKDGLQGAGFSINNPNASRTCGCGNSFS is encoded by the coding sequence GTGAGCACCACGCAGACCGAAGCAACCCCCACCGAGGTGATCATCCTCACCGACACTGCGACCTCGAAGGTCGCCGAGCTGCTCGAGCAAGAGGGCAATCCTGAGCTGGCGCTTCGGGTTGCCGTTCGCCCCGGCGGTTGCTCTGGATTCAGCTACGAGATGTTCTTCGACAGTGACATCGCCGGCGACGATGTGACGGCGACGTTCGGCGCGGTGCGGGTGGTCGTTGACCCGGCCAGCGCCAGCCTCCTGCAAGGGGCCACCCTTGACTTCAAGGACGGTCTGCAGGGCGCCGGCTTCAGCATCAACAACCCCAACGCCAGCCGCACCTGCGGCTGCGGCAACTCTTTCAGCTAG